A single region of the Paraburkholderia megapolitana genome encodes:
- the motA gene encoding flagellar motor stator protein MotA, translated as MLIFVGTLVTLLSVFGGYALAGGHLGALLQPVEILMIAGAGLGAFILGNGMKTIRATVRVIPTLFKGSKYNKDVYMELMALLYVLLAKARKEGTLTLEADIDNPEQSPIFTQYPKILADRHIVEFLTDYLRLMVGGNMNAFEIESLMDEEIETHHAEGEAPAHALAKVGDAMPAFGIVAAVMGVVHTMASADKPPAVLGEMIAQALVGTFLGILLSYGLIGPLSSLAEQRVTESTKMFQCIKVTILASLNGYAPAIAVEFGRKVLFSTERPSFTELEEHVRRVKAK; from the coding sequence GTGCTGATTTTCGTGGGAACACTCGTAACGCTGTTGTCCGTCTTCGGCGGCTATGCACTGGCGGGCGGCCATCTCGGCGCGCTGTTGCAGCCCGTCGAAATACTGATGATCGCGGGCGCGGGCCTCGGCGCGTTCATCCTTGGCAACGGGATGAAAACGATCCGGGCAACGGTGCGGGTGATCCCGACGCTCTTCAAGGGCTCGAAGTACAACAAGGACGTCTATATGGAGCTGATGGCGCTCCTGTACGTCCTGCTCGCGAAGGCACGCAAGGAAGGCACGCTGACGCTCGAAGCCGACATCGATAACCCGGAGCAGAGCCCGATCTTCACGCAGTACCCGAAGATCCTGGCCGACCGGCACATCGTCGAATTCCTGACCGACTATTTGCGCTTGATGGTCGGCGGCAACATGAACGCGTTCGAGATCGAAAGCCTGATGGACGAGGAAATCGAAACCCATCACGCGGAAGGCGAGGCGCCGGCGCATGCGCTCGCCAAGGTCGGCGATGCAATGCCGGCATTCGGGATCGTCGCGGCGGTGATGGGCGTGGTCCACACGATGGCCTCCGCCGACAAGCCGCCCGCCGTGCTCGGCGAGATGATCGCGCAGGCGCTGGTCGGCACGTTCCTCGGCATTCTGCTTTCGTACGGTTTGATCGGTCCGCTCTCGAGTCTCGCCGAACAGCGCGTGACCGAGTCGACCAAGATGTTCCAGTGCATCAAGGTAACGATCCTCGCGAGCCTGAACGGCTACGCGCCGGCCATTGCCGTCGAGTTCGGCCGCAAGGTGCTCTTCTCGACCGAACGCCCGTCGTTCACCGAGCTGGAAGAGCACGTGCGCCGGGTGAAGGCGAAGTAA
- the cheA gene encoding chemotaxis protein CheA: MTLDITQFYQTFFDEADELLAQMEQLLLDLDIAHPDPEDLAAIFRAAHSIKGGAATFGFTALTETTHILESLLDRARNNELVLRKDMIDTFLETKDVLSGQLADYRASAEPDAATAAAICAKLDRLYAESRAGNAQQPESAAVETTAADLPALNAATQPEVADGANAPQHVVDQALEAAGEWAGAWVEVPSGTTTEMSTGAQGDNTDINAAGDAAAMSSAAAPTETPAGSHLKITLRGVGEKDQALLIEELGNLGNIVGQVKSGSELALWLDTDVPSDDIVAVCCFVIDESQITIGRGEMPADDVQLGEPGTPAAVTSSPAADAIDTTVAPIFVPQAANEAASASTAATTEAAVASMLAAAAAAATQASAPPASAAATTTASSEPDRKAARPAAASSAEGSSIRVGVEKVDQLINLVGELVITQAMLAETTSTFDPALHDRLFNGMAQLERNARDLQEAVMSIRMMPMDYVFSRFPRLVRDLAAKLGKEVELVTFGQATELDKSLIERIIDPLTHLVRNSLDHGIETVEARRAVGKDGTGQLVLSAAHHGGNIVIEVSDDGAGLRRDKILAKAAKQGMQVSESMTDEEVWNLIFMPGFSTAEQVTDVSGRGVGMDVVKRNIQAMGGHVEITSYAGRGTTTRIVLPLTLAILDGMSVKVGSEIFILPLNFVMESLQPRAEDIYTIANGERVVRVRGEYLPLVALHAVFTVEDARTDPTQGIVTIMQAEGRRFAMLIDELVGQQQVVVKNLETNYRKVHGISAATILGDGSVALIVDVAALNREKRTAHGAHSDLAALA, translated from the coding sequence ATGACACTCGACATCACTCAGTTCTATCAGACGTTCTTCGACGAGGCCGACGAACTGCTCGCGCAGATGGAGCAATTGCTGCTCGATCTGGACATCGCGCATCCGGACCCGGAAGACCTCGCCGCGATCTTTCGCGCGGCGCACTCGATCAAGGGCGGCGCGGCGACGTTCGGCTTCACCGCGCTCACCGAGACGACGCACATTCTCGAGTCGCTGCTCGACCGCGCGCGTAATAACGAACTCGTGCTGCGCAAGGACATGATCGACACGTTCCTCGAAACCAAGGACGTGTTGTCGGGCCAGCTCGCGGACTATCGCGCGAGCGCCGAGCCCGATGCGGCGACGGCTGCGGCGATCTGCGCGAAGCTCGACCGGTTGTACGCGGAGAGCCGCGCGGGCAATGCACAGCAGCCCGAATCCGCAGCGGTCGAGACAACGGCAGCGGACCTGCCAGCGTTGAACGCGGCGACACAACCCGAAGTCGCGGACGGTGCGAACGCGCCGCAACACGTCGTCGATCAGGCACTCGAAGCAGCCGGCGAGTGGGCCGGAGCGTGGGTCGAAGTACCGAGCGGGACCACGACAGAAATGTCGACCGGAGCGCAGGGTGACAACACGGATATCAACGCGGCCGGCGACGCAGCCGCTATGTCGTCCGCCGCCGCGCCAACGGAAACACCAGCCGGATCGCATTTGAAAATTACGCTGCGGGGCGTGGGGGAGAAGGACCAGGCATTGTTGATCGAAGAACTCGGCAACCTGGGGAATATCGTCGGACAGGTGAAGAGCGGCAGCGAACTTGCGTTGTGGCTCGACACCGACGTCCCCTCCGACGACATCGTCGCTGTGTGCTGTTTCGTGATCGACGAAAGTCAGATCACGATCGGTCGCGGCGAAATGCCGGCGGACGACGTGCAGCTGGGCGAACCTGGAACGCCCGCCGCTGTCACGTCGTCGCCGGCGGCCGATGCAATCGATACAACCGTTGCGCCCATCTTCGTGCCACAGGCTGCGAACGAAGCGGCATCGGCTTCCACGGCTGCCACAACCGAAGCAGCAGTCGCCTCCATGCTGGCCGCAGCCGCGGCAGCAGCGACTCAAGCAAGCGCACCGCCTGCCAGCGCCGCCGCCACAACAACAGCTTCTTCAGAACCAGACCGCAAAGCTGCCCGCCCAGCCGCCGCTTCAAGCGCCGAAGGCAGTTCGATCCGCGTAGGCGTCGAGAAAGTCGATCAGTTGATCAACCTCGTCGGCGAACTGGTGATCACCCAGGCGATGCTCGCCGAAACCACCAGCACCTTCGATCCGGCGTTGCACGACCGCCTGTTCAACGGCATGGCGCAGCTCGAGCGCAACGCGCGCGACTTGCAGGAAGCGGTGATGTCGATCCGCATGATGCCGATGGACTACGTCTTCAGCCGGTTCCCGCGGCTTGTCCGCGATCTCGCGGCGAAGCTCGGCAAGGAAGTGGAACTGGTCACCTTCGGTCAGGCGACCGAACTCGACAAAAGTCTGATCGAACGCATCATCGATCCGCTCACACACCTCGTGCGCAACAGCCTCGACCACGGCATCGAAACCGTCGAGGCGCGCCGCGCCGTGGGCAAGGACGGCACGGGTCAACTGGTGCTGTCGGCGGCGCATCACGGCGGCAACATCGTGATCGAGGTCAGCGACGACGGAGCCGGCCTGCGCCGCGACAAGATTCTCGCGAAGGCGGCGAAGCAGGGCATGCAGGTCAGCGAGTCGATGACCGACGAGGAAGTCTGGAACCTGATCTTCATGCCGGGCTTCTCGACGGCCGAGCAGGTCACCGACGTGTCCGGCCGCGGTGTCGGCATGGACGTCGTGAAGCGCAACATCCAGGCGATGGGCGGCCACGTCGAGATCACGTCGTACGCGGGCCGCGGCACGACGACGCGGATCGTGCTGCCGCTCACGCTGGCGATTCTCGACGGCATGTCGGTCAAGGTCGGCAGCGAGATCTTCATCCTGCCGCTGAACTTCGTGATGGAGTCGCTACAGCCGCGCGCCGAAGATATCTACACGATCGCGAACGGCGAACGCGTGGTGCGCGTACGCGGCGAATACTTACCGCTCGTCGCGCTGCACGCGGTATTCACCGTCGAAGACGCACGTACCGATCCGACTCAGGGCATCGTCACGATCATGCAGGCCGAGGGGCGCCGCTTTGCGATGCTGATCGACGAGCTGGTCGGCCAGCAGCAGGTCGTCGTGAAGAACCTCGAAACGAATTACCGCAAGGTGCATGGCATATCCGCTGCCACGATCCTCGGCGACGGCAGCGTCGCACTGATCGTGGACGTGGCCGCGTTGAACCGCGAGAAGCGCACCGCGCATGGCGCGCATAGCGACCTTGCCGCACTCGCATGA
- the flhD gene encoding flagellar transcriptional regulator FlhD, whose translation MSANSEMLTEIREVNLSYLLLAQRLLREDKQTGMFRMGISDQLADVLASLSLAQTVKLAASNQVLCRFRFDDHAILTSLADKGKTSAVAQAHSAILMASQPVEQLG comes from the coding sequence ATGAGCGCCAACAGTGAAATGCTGACTGAGATCAGGGAAGTGAACCTGTCTTATCTGCTGCTCGCCCAGCGCCTGCTGCGCGAGGACAAGCAGACCGGCATGTTCCGGATGGGGATCTCCGACCAGCTCGCCGACGTGCTCGCCAGCCTGTCGCTGGCCCAGACCGTCAAGCTTGCCGCGTCGAACCAGGTGCTGTGCCGCTTCCGCTTCGACGATCACGCGATCCTCACTTCGCTCGCAGACAAGGGCAAAACCAGCGCCGTCGCCCAGGCGCATTCCGCGATCCTGATGGCCAGCCAGCCGGTCGAACAGCTTGGCTGA
- a CDS encoding methyl-accepting chemotaxis protein: MLGRWSIRTTLTAVGVILVALTVAVGALGLVALQRANQSLDQIAGSDLVAMRSLNDASSYLLRSRVTLDRVTGLIAAGEMEQAKTALDRGQDLLGKSNENWQAFLATPRRGADQSLIDAVSARRATLLHDGVEPEFVALRASDTTSYHAIADTKISPMFVDYDNAATPVVKALQDHAQRQQADTAAQIGLMKMLIIGVTVFALVMVVVIRFALRGLIVQPLNDATVCFERIAAGDLSQRVDVYSHNEIGRLFGGIKQMQESLVTMVKAVHTSTESIDTGAREIAMGNTDLSQRTEQQAASLQETASSMEQLTGTVRQNAENARQASQLAVNASDIATRGGDVVNQVVHTMQDIASSSNKVVDIIGVIEGIAFQTNILALNAAVEAARAGEQGRGFAVVAGEVRSLAQRSASAAKEIKELIGDSVDKVQSGSALVGRAGTTMEEIVQAVRRVTDIMGEISAASEEQSTGIEQVNRAVTQMDEVTQQNAALVEEAAAAAASLEEQTRQLQTVVGGWRVGGSGSERTTRPASAVRSHAVAGPVHGSVRPALANHAGTPAISAATSATHRAIGAAAKPQGAPAAFASTTTSTKPDGASRSEPALRPKSLPAAETLKRPAPAGSTVSADADWETF; the protein is encoded by the coding sequence ATGCTGGGCAGATGGTCGATCCGCACGACGCTAACCGCGGTCGGCGTCATTCTCGTTGCGCTGACGGTTGCCGTCGGCGCACTCGGACTGGTCGCGCTGCAACGCGCGAACCAGTCGCTCGACCAGATCGCCGGCAGCGATCTGGTCGCGATGCGTTCGCTGAATGACGCGTCGTCCTACCTGCTGCGTTCGCGCGTGACGCTCGATCGCGTCACCGGTCTGATCGCCGCCGGTGAAATGGAGCAGGCCAAGACCGCGCTCGATCGCGGGCAGGATCTGCTCGGCAAATCGAATGAAAACTGGCAGGCGTTTCTCGCCACACCGCGCCGCGGTGCCGATCAGTCGCTGATCGATGCGGTGAGCGCGCGTCGTGCGACGCTGCTGCACGACGGCGTCGAACCGGAGTTCGTCGCGCTGCGCGCCAGCGACACGACCAGCTACCACGCGATCGCCGACACGAAGATCAGCCCGATGTTTGTCGACTACGACAACGCCGCGACGCCGGTCGTCAAGGCGCTGCAGGATCACGCGCAGCGGCAGCAGGCCGACACCGCCGCGCAGATCGGGCTGATGAAGATGCTGATCATCGGTGTGACGGTGTTCGCGCTCGTGATGGTCGTCGTGATCCGCTTTGCGCTGCGCGGACTGATCGTGCAACCGCTGAACGACGCGACCGTGTGCTTCGAGCGAATCGCTGCCGGCGACCTCTCGCAACGCGTCGACGTGTACAGCCACAACGAGATCGGGCGTCTGTTCGGCGGGATCAAGCAGATGCAGGAAAGCCTCGTGACGATGGTGAAAGCGGTTCACACGAGCACCGAATCGATCGACACCGGCGCGCGCGAAATCGCGATGGGCAACACCGATCTGTCGCAGCGCACCGAGCAGCAGGCGGCTTCGCTGCAAGAGACCGCATCGAGCATGGAACAACTGACCGGCACGGTGCGGCAGAACGCCGAGAACGCGCGGCAGGCGAGCCAGCTCGCTGTCAACGCGTCGGACATCGCGACGCGCGGCGGCGACGTCGTGAACCAGGTCGTGCATACGATGCAGGACATCGCGTCGAGCTCGAACAAGGTCGTCGACATCATCGGCGTGATCGAAGGGATCGCGTTCCAGACCAATATCCTCGCACTGAATGCCGCGGTGGAAGCGGCGCGTGCCGGCGAACAGGGGCGCGGCTTCGCCGTGGTGGCCGGCGAGGTGCGCAGCCTCGCGCAACGCAGCGCGAGCGCGGCGAAAGAGATCAAGGAACTGATCGGCGATTCGGTCGACAAGGTGCAGAGCGGTTCCGCGCTGGTCGGTCGCGCGGGCACGACGATGGAAGAGATCGTGCAGGCCGTGCGCCGGGTCACCGACATCATGGGCGAGATCAGCGCGGCGTCCGAAGAGCAGTCGACCGGTATCGAGCAGGTCAATCGCGCGGTCACGCAGATGGATGAAGTGACGCAGCAGAACGCGGCGCTCGTCGAAGAGGCCGCGGCAGCGGCTGCTTCGCTCGAAGAGCAGACGCGGCAACTGCAGACGGTAGTCGGTGGTTGGCGTGTGGGTGGGAGCGGGAGCGAACGAACGACGCGTCCGGCAAGCGCCGTGCGCAGTCACGCGGTGGCCGGACCGGTTCACGGCAGCGTGCGCCCGGCATTGGCAAACCATGCCGGTACACCAGCGATATCCGCTGCAACGAGCGCAACGCACCGCGCAATCGGAGCGGCGGCGAAGCCGCAAGGCGCACCGGCTGCGTTTGCGAGCACAACCACGTCGACGAAACCGGACGGCGCATCGCGTAGCGAGCCCGCCCTCAGACCGAAGAGCCTGCCAGCAGCAGAGACACTGAAGCGCCCAGCCCCGGCCGGTTCCACGGTCAGCGCGGACGCGGATTGGGAAACGTTCTAG
- the flhC gene encoding flagellar transcriptional regulator FlhC, translating into MAHKSVVLEVREITLAIELIELGARLQLLEAETSLSRDRLIKLYKELKGVSPPKGMLPFSADWFMTWQPNIHSSLFYNIYRFMTDHGGCKTIESIVKSYRLYLEHVQMHGDEPVLSLTRAWTLVRFFDSDMLQITACSRCGGHFVAHAHDPRQGFVCGLCQPPSRAGKTRKSADAKARAGQVPALAA; encoded by the coding sequence ATGGCACATAAAAGCGTAGTGCTCGAGGTCAGGGAGATCACTCTCGCCATCGAACTGATCGAACTCGGTGCGCGTCTGCAGTTGCTCGAAGCCGAGACCAGCCTGTCGCGCGACCGGCTCATCAAGCTCTATAAGGAGCTCAAGGGCGTTTCGCCGCCTAAGGGCATGCTGCCTTTTTCGGCGGACTGGTTCATGACCTGGCAGCCGAACATTCATTCCTCGCTGTTCTACAACATCTACCGGTTCATGACCGATCACGGCGGCTGCAAGACGATCGAGTCGATCGTCAAAAGCTACCGGCTGTATCTGGAGCACGTGCAGATGCACGGCGACGAGCCGGTGCTGAGCCTCACGCGGGCGTGGACGTTAGTCCGTTTCTTCGATTCGGACATGCTGCAGATCACCGCGTGCTCGCGCTGCGGCGGGCATTTCGTTGCGCACGCACACGATCCGCGCCAGGGTTTCGTCTGCGGGCTGTGCCAGCCGCCGTCGCGGGCCGGCAAGACGCGCAAATCCGCAGACGCGAAAGCGCGCGCAGGGCAGGTGCCGGCGCTGGCCGCGTGA
- a CDS encoding response regulator: MIRHILAIDDSAAMREILSATLTTAGYEVTLAADGNEGLENALAIRFDLVLTDQHMPGKTGLDLIAALRGNPAYRATPILLLTTESGEPFKAAARAAGATGWIEKPLDPDMLTELVAALAEPGQA, translated from the coding sequence ATGATCAGGCACATTCTGGCAATCGACGATTCGGCCGCGATGCGGGAGATTCTCTCCGCGACGCTGACGACGGCCGGCTATGAGGTGACGCTCGCCGCCGACGGCAACGAGGGCCTGGAAAACGCACTCGCCATCCGCTTCGATCTCGTGCTGACCGATCAGCACATGCCGGGCAAGACCGGTCTCGATCTGATTGCCGCATTGCGCGGCAACCCGGCCTATCGCGCGACACCGATCCTCCTGCTGACGACCGAATCGGGCGAGCCATTCAAGGCGGCGGCGCGCGCGGCCGGCGCGACCGGCTGGATCGAGAAGCCGCTCGACCCGGACATGCTGACCGAACTGGTCGCGGCACTCGCCGAACCGGGGCAGGCGTGA
- the motB gene encoding flagellar motor protein MotB, whose product MSKDKDRAIVVRRSAPAKKGHHGGAWKLAYADFMTAMMAFFLLMWLLSSASTAQLKGIADYFNQPLKVSLWGGVRSAEESSVVRGGGRDITSDNWGVTRSSDGTTKRADRSESRADDQALNTLQGELERREQARLHDLQVKLMAAIEANPVLRQFKQQIRIDSTLTGLRIEIVDSQKRPMFATARDTVEPYMRDILREIGHTLNDVPNRIVVQGHTDAVPYAGGEKGYSNWELSADRANASRRELIAGGMDEAKVLRVIGLASTQNLNKADPLDPENRRISIIVLNKKSEEAMMRDDTTTTTLSDDAAGSARPLLQKIPPPVAAGP is encoded by the coding sequence ATGAGCAAAGACAAAGACCGCGCAATCGTCGTCAGGCGTTCGGCGCCGGCGAAGAAAGGCCATCACGGCGGCGCATGGAAGCTCGCCTACGCGGACTTCATGACCGCGATGATGGCGTTCTTCCTGCTGATGTGGCTGCTCAGTTCGGCCAGCACGGCGCAGTTGAAGGGCATTGCCGACTACTTCAACCAGCCGCTCAAGGTGTCGCTGTGGGGCGGCGTGCGCAGTGCCGAGGAATCGAGCGTGGTGCGCGGCGGCGGGCGCGATATCACGAGCGACAACTGGGGTGTGACGCGCTCCAGCGACGGTACGACGAAGCGCGCCGATCGCAGCGAAAGCCGCGCCGACGATCAGGCGCTGAACACGCTGCAGGGCGAACTCGAACGACGCGAGCAGGCGCGTCTGCACGATCTGCAGGTGAAGCTGATGGCCGCGATCGAAGCAAACCCGGTGCTGCGTCAGTTCAAGCAGCAGATCCGCATCGATTCGACGCTGACCGGGCTGCGCATCGAGATCGTCGATTCGCAGAAGCGGCCGATGTTCGCGACCGCGCGCGACACGGTCGAGCCGTACATGCGCGACATCCTGCGCGAGATCGGCCACACGCTGAACGACGTGCCGAACCGCATCGTCGTGCAGGGACACACCGATGCCGTGCCGTATGCGGGCGGCGAGAAGGGTTACAGCAACTGGGAGTTGTCGGCGGATCGCGCGAATGCATCGCGGCGCGAGCTGATTGCAGGCGGGATGGACGAAGCGAAGGTGCTGCGCGTGATCGGCCTCGCGTCGACGCAGAACCTGAACAAGGCCGATCCGCTCGATCCGGAGAACCGCCGGATCAGCATCATCGTGCTGAACAAGAAGTCCGAGGAAGCCATGATGCGCGACGACACGACGACCACCACGTTGTCCGACGATGCAGCGGGTTCTGCGCGGCCGTTGTTGCAGAAGATACCGCCGCCGGTAGCGGCGGGGCCGTGA
- a CDS encoding chemotaxis protein CheW: MAEVQSIHSSQSNSAASRRHAQQADAGGQEFLVFTLGAEEYGIDILKVQEIRGYDNVTRIANAPEFIKGVINLRGIIVPIVDMRIKFHLGRVEYDHQTVVIILNVAHRVLGMVVDGVSDVLTLAADQIMPAPEFGATLNTEYLTGLGTVDGRMLILMDIEKLMTSREMALTDALSE, from the coding sequence GTGGCAGAAGTCCAATCCATTCATTCGAGCCAGTCGAACAGCGCAGCAAGCCGCCGGCACGCGCAGCAGGCCGACGCGGGCGGGCAGGAATTTCTGGTGTTCACGCTCGGCGCCGAGGAATACGGCATCGACATTCTCAAGGTGCAGGAGATTCGCGGTTACGACAACGTGACGCGCATCGCGAACGCGCCGGAGTTCATCAAAGGCGTGATCAACCTGCGCGGCATCATCGTGCCGATCGTCGACATGCGCATCAAGTTTCATCTGGGCCGCGTCGAGTACGACCACCAGACGGTGGTGATCATCCTGAACGTGGCGCACCGCGTGCTTGGCATGGTGGTCGATGGCGTGTCCGATGTATTGACGCTCGCAGCCGACCAGATCATGCCCGCGCCCGAATTCGGCGCGACGCTGAACACTGAGTATCTAACGGGGCTCGGTACCGTCGATGGCCGCATGCTGATTCTGATGGACATCGAAAAGCTGATGACGAGCCGCGAAATGGCGCTCACCGACGCGCTGAGCGAGTAA
- a CDS encoding CheR family methyltransferase — translation MKLSRTPSRPATSEAARTAESTRDFEFTSADFARIRELIYLRAGISLSDHKRDMAYSRLARRLRARGFDNFRQYLDLLESDTDPAEWEAFTNALTTNLTAFFREAHHFPVLADFAMQRPAPVSVWCSAASTGEEPYSIAMTLIEALGEQGARQASVLATDVDTQVLAKAEAAVYQLEQVTHLAPERLKRFFLKGTGAHAGLVKVRPEVRAMVRFERLNLTDRDYALRTPFDAIFCRNVMIYFDKPTQAQVLARFEPLLKPGGLLFAGHSENFTYVSQAFRLRGQTVYELTRDGGAPHRATAHRRADHAAGSADAAPSGVSA, via the coding sequence ATGAAACTCTCGCGCACACCATCACGCCCCGCTACCAGCGAAGCGGCACGAACCGCCGAATCGACACGCGACTTCGAATTCACCTCCGCCGATTTCGCGCGCATTCGCGAGTTGATCTATCTGCGCGCCGGCATCTCGCTGTCCGACCACAAGCGCGACATGGCGTACAGCCGTCTCGCACGACGCCTGCGCGCGCGCGGCTTCGACAACTTCCGGCAATACCTCGACTTGCTCGAGTCCGATACCGATCCCGCCGAATGGGAGGCGTTCACCAACGCACTCACGACGAACCTGACCGCGTTCTTCCGCGAAGCACATCACTTTCCGGTCCTCGCCGACTTCGCGATGCAGCGCCCGGCGCCGGTCTCGGTGTGGTGTTCGGCGGCATCGACTGGCGAGGAACCGTACTCGATCGCGATGACGCTGATCGAAGCGCTCGGCGAACAAGGCGCGCGCCAGGCGAGCGTGCTCGCCACCGATGTCGATACGCAGGTACTCGCCAAGGCCGAGGCCGCGGTGTATCAACTGGAGCAGGTCACGCATCTTGCGCCGGAGCGCCTCAAACGCTTCTTCCTGAAAGGCACCGGTGCGCATGCGGGCCTCGTGAAAGTGCGCCCGGAAGTGCGCGCGATGGTCCGCTTCGAACGGCTGAATCTCACCGATCGCGACTACGCGCTGCGCACGCCGTTCGACGCGATTTTCTGCCGCAACGTGATGATCTATTTCGACAAGCCGACGCAGGCGCAGGTACTGGCCCGCTTCGAGCCGCTGTTGAAGCCGGGCGGGTTGCTGTTTGCCGGCCACTCGGAGAACTTCACCTACGTGAGCCAGGCGTTCCGTCTGCGCGGCCAGACCGTCTACGAACTGACCCGCGACGGCGGCGCACCGCATCGGGCTACGGCGCACCGTCGCGCGGACCACGCTGCAGGTTCCGCCGACGCTGCACCAAGCGGGGTGAGCGCATGA